The following are encoded together in the Chanodichthys erythropterus isolate Z2021 chromosome 16, ASM2448905v1, whole genome shotgun sequence genome:
- the LOC137002655 gene encoding uncharacterized protein isoform X3 — translation MDQDYESRLLRQINIQNDNSSSPVKVPEVMRVLTPTNSPLSSPSKHGDRFIPYRAGANWSVNFHRIHENEKSQNQNRKTKDGGSDGSKADGLAYSALLKNELFGAGIEKVQDPQTEDRRLQPSTPEKRRLFRVSNTTVCPSVCLSVHPSIHPSIHPSIHPSIHPSIHPSIHLSVCPSVCLSIHPSIHPSIHPSIHPSICLSVHLCVCPFVHPSFCLSVRLSVCVSVCLSVRLSVCPSVCPSISPPMCLSVCLSVCLSVCPSVCPLSVCPSVCPSVCLSVRPSVCPSVCLCVCVSICLSVYVSVCPSVCLSVCLCVHSSVCLCVCLSECLSVCPSMCVSVCLSVCSSVCLSVCLSVCPSVCLSIHLSICLSVCSSICPSVCSSICLSVCPSVRPSIHPSIHPSIHPSVCLSIRLSVHPSIHPSIHPSIHPSIHLSVCPSMCVSFCPSVLLSVCPSVCLCVRLSVRSFVCLSVRMSVHLSAYVSVCLSVCPSVCPSVRPSVCLSVRPSVCVCVCLSVSPSMCLSVRLSVLCLSVRPSVCPSVCLCVCVCPSISPPMCLSVCLSVCLSVCPSVCPLSVCLSVCPSVCLSVRLSVRPSVCVCVCVCPSVSPSMCLSVRLSVLCLSVRPSVRPSVCLCVRLSLRLCVCLSSVCPSVRLSVHPSVCLSVRPSVCLSVRLSVHPSVCLSIRLSVCLSVRPSVCLSVRLSVHPSVCLSIRLSVCLSVFVRLSVCPSVCLSVCVCVCVCVSVCPSVSPSMCLSVCLSVCPSVCLSVRPSVCVSVCPFVCMSVHSSVCPSVCVRPSVCLSVCVCVCVCLSVCVSVCLSVYVSVCLSVCVSVCLSVRLCVCVCLSVHSSVCLSIRLSVRLSVFVRLSVCLCVCVCVSVCLSVYVSVCLSVCPSVCPSVCLCVCLSVCPFVCLSVLCLSVRLCVFVRLSVCPSVSPSMCLSVCLSVCPSVCPSVCVCVCVCLSIRLYVCPFVCLSVCLCLSVCLSVCVCVSVCLSVYVSVCLSVCPSVCPSVCLCVCLSVCPFVCLSVLCLSVRLCVSVHPSVCLCLCVRLSLRLCVCLSVCPSVCVSVCLSSVCPSVCLSVCSSVCLSVCVFVRLSVFVRLSVCVCLSVCLSSVCPSVCLCVCVCVSVCPSVCPLSVRPSVCLSVSVCPSVSPSMCLSVCLCPSVCPSVRPSVCLSVCVRLSVCPLSVRPSVCVCVCVCLYVCPFVCPSVCLCSSVCLSVCLSVCVCVCVCLSVCVSVCLSVYVSVCLSVRPSVCSSVCVCVCVCVCLSVCPLSVRLSVCVCVSVCPSVCLCVRPSVLCLSVRPSVCLCLCVRLSVCLSVCLSVCPSVCPLSVCLFVRLSVCLSVCSSVCLCSSVCLSVLCLSVRLSVRLSVCPSVRPSVCPSVCVCLSVCLSIRLSVCLCPSVCPLSVCPSVSLSVRPSVCLFVRLSVCVCVCVCLSVCSSVHPFVCLSIHPLV, via the exons ATGGACCAAGACTACGAGAGCCGGCTCTTACGACAGATCAACATTCAGAACGACAACTCGTCCAGTCCTGTC AAAGTGCCGGAGGTGATGCGAGTCCTGACGCCCACAAACTCGCCGCTGTCCTCGCCCAGTAAGCACGGAGACAGATTCATCCCGTACCGCGCCGGAGCCAACTGGAGCGTCAACTTCCATCGCATCCAT GAGAATGAAAAATCACAGAATCAGAACAGGAAGACCAAAGACGGCGGGTCAGACGGCAGCAAAG CGGACGGATTGGCGTATTCAGCGCTGTTGAAGAACGAGCTGTTTGGTGCAGGAATAGAGAAGGTGCAGGACCCGCAGACCGAAGACCGCCGACTGCAGCCGTCCACGCCTGAGAAGAGGAGACTGTTCAGAGTGAGCAACACgactgtctgtccatctgtctgtctgtccgtccatccatccatccatccatccatccatccatccatccatccatccatccatccatccatccatccatccatccatctgtctgtctgtccatccgtctgtctgtccatccatccatccatccatccatccatccatccatccatccatccatccatctgtctgtctgtccatctatgTGTGTGTCCTTTTGTCCATCCgtccttctgtctgtctgtccgtctgtctgtctgtgtgtccgtctgtctgtccgttcgtttgtctgtctgtccgtccgtatGTCCGTCCATCTCTCCGcctatgtgtctgtctgtctgtctgtccgtctgtctgtctgtgtgtccgtctgtctgtcctctgtccgtctgtccgtctgtgtgtccgtccgtctgtctgtccgtccgtccgtctgtctgtccgtccgtctgtctgtgtgtgtgtgtgtctatctgtctctccgtctatgtgtctgtctgtccgtctgtctgtctgtctgtctgtctgtgtgtccattcgtctgtctgtctgtgtgtttgtctgtctgagtgtctgtctgtctgtccatctatgtgtgtgtccgtctgtctgtccgtctgttcatccgtctgtctgtctgtctgtctgtctgtctgtccgtctgtctgtctatctatccatctatccatctgtctgtctgtctgttcgtccatctgtccgtctgtctgttcgtccatctgtctgtctgtctgtccgtctgtccgtccatccatccatccatccatccatccatccatccatccatctgtctgtctgtccatccgtctgtccgtccatccatccatccatccatccatccatccatccatccatccatccatccatctgtctgtctgtccatctatgTGTGTGTCCTTTTGTCCATCCgtccttctgtctgtctgtccgtctgtctgtctgtgtgtccgtctgtctgtccgttcgtttgtctgtctgtccgtccgtatGTCTGTCCATCTCTCCGcctatgtgtctgtctgtctgtctgtgtgtccgtctgtctgtccgtccgtccgtccgtccgtctgtctgtctgtccgtccgtctgtctgtgtgtgtgtgtgtctatctgtctctccgtctatgtgtctgtctgtccgtctgtctgtcctctgtctgtccgtccgtccgtctgtctgtccgtccgtctgtctgtgtgtgtgtgtgtgtccgtcCATCTCTCCGcctatgtgtctgtctgtctgtctgtccgtctgtctgtctgtgtgtccgtctgtctgtcctctgtccgtctgtctgtctgtgtgtccgtccgtctgtctgtccgtccgtctgtctgtccgtccgtctgtctgtgtgtgtgtgtgtgtgtgtccgtcTGTCTCTCCgtctatgtgtctgtctgtccgtctgtctgtcctctgtctgtccgtccgtccgtctgtccgtccgtctgtctgtctgtgtgtccgTCTGTCTCTCCgtctatgtgtctgtctgtcctctgtctgtccgtccgtccgtctgtctgttcatccgtctgtctgtctgtctgttcgtccgtctgtctgtctgtctgtccgtctgtctgttcatccgtctgtctgtctgtccattcgtctgtctgtctgtctgtctgtccgtccgtccgtctgtctgtccgtccgtctgtctgttcatccgtctgtctgtctgtccattcgtctgtctgtctgtctgtctgtgttcgtccgtctgtctgtctgtccgtctgtctgtctgtctgtgtgtgtgtgtgtgtgtgtgtgtgtgtctgtctgtccgtctgtctctccgtctatgtgtctgtctgtctgtctgtctgtgtgtccgtctgtctgtctgtctgttcgtccgtctgtgtgtgtgtctgtctgtccattcgtctgtatgtctgtccattcgtctgtctgtccgtctgtctgtgttcgtccgtctgtctgtctgtctgtgtgtgtgtgtgtgtgtgtctgtctgtctgtctgtgtgtccgTCTGTCTCTCCgtctatgtgtctgtctgtctgtctgtctgtgtgtccgtctgtctgtccgtccgtctgtgtgtgtgtgtgtgtctgtctgtccattcgtctgtatgtctgtccattcgtctgtctgtccgtctgtctgtgtttgtccgtctgtctgtctgtctgtgtgtgtgtgtgtgtgtgtccgtcTGTCTCTCCgtctatgtgtctgtctgtctgtctgtgtgtccgtctgtctgtccgtccgtctgtctgtgtgtgtgtctgtctgtctgtccattcgtctgtctgtctgtcctctgtctgtccgtccgtctgtgtGTGTTcgtccgtctgtctgtgtgtccGTCTGTCTCTCCgtctatgtgtctgtctgtctgtctgtctgtgtgtccgtctgtctgtccgtccgtctgtgtgtgtgtgtgtgtctgtctgtccattcgtctgtatgtctgtccattcgtctgtctgtccgtctgtctgtgtttgtccgtctgtctgtctgtctgtgtgtgtgtgtccgtcTGTCTCTCCgtctatgtgtctgtctgtctgtctgtgtgtccgtctgtctgtccgtccgtctgtctgtgtgtgtgtctgtctgtctgtccattcgtctgtctgtctgtcctctgtctgtccgtccgtctgtgtgtgtccgtccatccgtctgtctgtctgtgtctgtgtgtccgTCTGTCTCTCCgtctatgtgtctgtctgtctgtgtgtccgtctgtctgtgtgtccgtctgtctgtcctctgtctgtccgtccgtctgtctatctgtctgttcgtccgtctgtctgtctgtctgtgtgttcgtccgtctgtctgtgttcgtccgtctgtctgtctgtgtgtgtctgtctgtctgtctgtcctctgtctgtccgtccgtctgtctgtgtgtgtgtgtgtgtgtgtctgtctgtccgtccgtctgtcctctgtctgtccgtccatccgtctgtctgtctgtgtctgtgtgtccgTCTGTCTCTCCgtctatgtgtctgtctgtctgtctgtgtccgtctgtctgtccgtctgtccgtccgtctgtctgtctgtctgtctgtgtccgtctgtctgtctgtcctctgtctgtccgtccgtctgtctgtgtgtgtgtgtgtgtgtgtctgtatgtctgtccattcgtctgtccgtccgtctgtctgtgttcgtccgtctgtctgtctgtctgtctgtctgtctgtgtgtgtgtgtgtgtctgtctgtctgtctgtgtgtccgTCTGTCTCTCCgtctatgtgtctgtctgtctgtctgtccgtccgtctgtctgttcgtccgtctgtgtgtgtgtgtgtgtgtgtgtgtgtctgtctgtctgtcctctgtctgtccgtctgtctgtgtgtgtgtgtgtgtctgtctgtccgtctgtctgtctgtgtgtccgtccgtctgtcctctgtctgtccgtccgtccgtctgtctgtctttgtctgtgtgtccgtctgtctgtctgtctgtccgtctgtctgtctgtgtgtccgtctgtctgtcctctgtctgtctgtctgttcgtccgtctgtctgtctgtctgtctgtgtgttcgtccgtctgtctgtgttcgtccgtctgtctgtctgtcctctgtctgtctgtccgtctgtccgtccgtctgtctgtctgtccgtccgtccgtccgtctgtctgtccgtctgtctgtgtgtgtctgtctgtctgtctgtccattcgtctgtctgtctgtctgtgtccgtctgtctgtcctctgtctgtctgtccgtccgtctctctgtccgtccgtccgtccgtctgtctgttcgtccgtctgtctgtgtgtgtgtgtgtgtgtgtgtgtctgtctgtctgttcgtCCGTCCATCCGTTCGTCTGTCTCTCCATCCATCCTCTTGTCTGA